The Phycisphaerae bacterium DNA segment TAGGCAATGCCATCGGGATAGACGTCGCCGGTGCGGGGCATGCCGTGGTTCCAGGGTTTGCCGTCCGCGGCGGCCAGTTCGATGGCGTATTGTCTGCCGGGCGTGGTCTTGAATTGCTCGGCGGGCAGCGGAGACCCGCAGACCCAGGTCATTGATTCGCGTGTTTCGAAGGGGCCGGCGATGCGTTTTCCGGCAGGCGAATCCTCATAGAGTGATACCAGCAGCTTGCTATCACCGGATGATCGCCAGAGCGAGAAGCCCGTCACGGCCGTGCCGCGTGCGACGAAGCTCTGAGCGAATCTCACGCGAGCCGGTCCCCACAGCTCCATTTCGAGCGATAGCTTGGGCTGATCGGCCTGATCGATCACCGTAGTCCTTCCCTCGACGACTTCGACGCAAGGTGCCAGAGCTCCTGACACATCAAGCATGTAAAGACCGGGCTCCAGGCCGCTGAATTCATACAGGCCGCTGGGTCCGGTAATGGTCCAGCCGACCAGCCGGCCGTCTCGTGAATAAGCCGCCGCGCTGCGTTCGATGCCGCCGGCGTTGCCCTTGATCTTGCCCGCCGCCAAAGCATCGGAGACCGTTCCGAAAGCCATGAGAACCGCCGCGATGATCGATACGACTCGTGTGCCGCGCATCATTTGGCCCTCACCTGCTCGAGAAACGCTCCATCCACATACAGGCTGCTGCTGGGCAGGTTCCATCGTTGTTCGAGGTCAAAGCCCACGATCACGGTGTCGGCCGCGGCGGTGAACTCCACGGATGCACGTCGCCACTGCCCTTCCGTCGCGTACCACTGGGACGTTTCGATGTGATCGTTGTCATGCCATTGGATGCCGCCGCCGGGAAGCACGGTCAGCCGCACCTTGACGTCGCTGCTGCGTCCGCCATCATGATCGGTGTACACGGATCCGCTGAAGCGGTAAGAAAGGCCTTTCACAACTTTCACCGCTTGATACACGAATGAGCGGGAGCCCTCACCTTTGTCCGCGTTGGTCCAGCCGAACATGCGCGTGCCCCACATCGGAGTCACCCCTGCGTCACAGCCGACGACGGCGCCGCAGGGACCATCCAGCAGCCATCCTTCTATTCCACTCTCGAAAGACGGGTTTAGCAGCTTCACCGCGCTGCCGCCGTCCCGGCCGACCAGACGGACGAAGTCGGCGTCACTGATCTGTCCGGCGACGGTTGCGCAGAGTTCCCAGTCTGGGGCCGGAGTGGCTTCGAAGAAAGCCTGTCCGGAGGCAAAGCAAGCGGGTTGGACGGCCGCGAGAAAGATGTCGCCGCTCAATGACTCTATGTGGAGATACAAGGTTTGACCGGGTTCGGTGGGCACCTCGTCAGGGCCCCACGGGACGGCGGCATCCTCGGCGACCTGGACCACCTTGCTGGGTCCGATCTGGCGGCCGCCAGGGCCTCCTTCGTGAATGCTGAACCTCGCATAGACGGGGGGGCCATGCACTCCGGATAACGCCGCGGAGGCAAAGGTGATCGAGCGGCTCAGGGCGGTGAAGGTTTGGCCGACTGCCCGGAGACGCCACGTGTGCCACCCGGCGCTCATGGCGTAGTCAGTCCGCAGGCCACAGTTGTCCTCAGAGACGACGATGCCGAGGTCAGAGTCGGGTCGAGGCGAGCCGTCGAACCAGGCCGAGCCTCCGGCATAGACATCCCCGCGGCCGGCCAACCCTGGAACCCATTTCTCGCCGGCCGGTGCGGTCATCAAGAAAGTGAGAACCTGGCCAGGTCGCGTGGGCACCTCGCCACCGGACCAGTTAACGGGCTCGGTGGATTCGCCCCCGACCGGTGCCGTGATCCGCGGCGGTCCGACGTGCGGGCCCGTTGGTCCTTCG contains these protein-coding regions:
- a CDS encoding carboxypeptidase regulatory-like domain-containing protein, translated to MSTQPYLLTHAAVTFSVLLLSYRASPAGTVKGRILDADTGKGIPRTVVRALAHGRSVAIAAQSEGDGSYTLADLPPGRYAICLPPGETYQPVSVPDLDVPADQPAVLNLKVTRSLLIDGDSWVQPYPSFAQSFVATGLGITAVAVKGFGPGRRVTVQVVDGEGPTGPHVGPPRITAPVGGESTEPVNWSGGEVPTRPGQVLTFLMTAPAGEKWVPGLAGRGDVYAGGSAWFDGSPRPDSDLGIVVSEDNCGLRTDYAMSAGWHTWRLRAVGQTFTALSRSITFASAALSGVHGPPVYARFSIHEGGPGGRQIGPSKVVQVAEDAAVPWGPDEVPTEPGQTLYLHIESLSGDIFLAAVQPACFASGQAFFEATPAPDWELCATVAGQISDADFVRLVGRDGGSAVKLLNPSFESGIEGWLLDGPCGAVVGCDAGVTPMWGTRMFGWTNADKGEGSRSFVYQAVKVVKGLSYRFSGSVYTDHDGGRSSDVKVRLTVLPGGGIQWHDNDHIETSQWYATEGQWRRASVEFTAAADTVIVGFDLEQRWNLPSSSLYVDGAFLEQVRAK